One genomic segment of Diceros bicornis minor isolate mBicDic1 chromosome 13, mDicBic1.mat.cur, whole genome shotgun sequence includes these proteins:
- the SLC2A1 gene encoding solute carrier family 2, facilitated glucose transporter member 1 isoform X3 gives MDPSSKKLTGRLMLAVGGAVLGSLQYGYNTGVINAPQKVIEEFYNETWIHRYGEPISPSTLTTLWSLSVAIFSIGGMLGAFSVGLFVNRFGRRNSMLMVNVLAFVSAVLMGFSKLGKSFEMLILGRFIIGVYSGLTTGFVPMYVGEVSPTALRGALGTLHQLSVVIGILIAQVFGLDSIMGTEDLWPLLLSITFLPAVIQCILLPFCPESPRFLLINRNEENRAKSVLKKLRGTGDVTRDLQEMKEESRQMMREKKVTILELFRSPIYRQPILIAVMLQLSQQLSGINAVFYYSTSIFEKAGVQQPVYATIGAGIVNTAFTVVSLFVVERAGRRTLHLIGLGGMAGCAVLMTIALALLQLCGPYVFVIFTVLLVLFFIFTYFKVPETKGRTFDEIASGFRQGGASQSDKTPEELFHPLGADSQV, from the exons GTGATCGAGGAGTTCTACAACGAGACGTGGATCCACCGCTATGGGGAACCCATCTCGCCCTCCACACTCACCACGCTCTGGTCCCTCTCCGTGGCCATCTTCTCCATAGGGGGCATGCTTGGTGCCTTCTCTGTGGGCCTTTTCGTCAACCGCTTTGGCCG GCGGAATTCCATGCTGATGGTGAACGTGCTGGCTTTCGTGTCTGCTGTGCTCATGGGCTTCTCGAAACTGGGCAAGTCCTTTGAGATGCTAATTCTGGGCCGCTTCATCATCGGTGTGTACAGTGGCCTGACGACGGGCTTCGTGCCCATGTATGTGGGGGAAGTGTCCCCCACGGCCCTTCGCGGGGCCCTGGGCACCCTACACCAGCTGAGCGTCGTCATTGGCATCCTCATTGCCCAG GTGTTTGGCCTGGACTCCATCATGGGCACCGAGGATCTGTGGCCCCTGCTGCTGAGCATCACCTTCCTCCCAGCCGTGATCCAGTGCATCCTGCTGCCCTTCTGCCCCGAGAGCCCCCGCTTCCTGCTCATCAACCGCAACGAGGAGAACCGGGCCAAGAGTG TGCTGAAGAAGCTGCGTGGGACGGGAGACGTGACCCGCGACCTGCAGGAGATGAAGGAGGAGAGTCGGCAGATGATGCGGGAGAAGAAGGTCACCATCCTGGAGCTGTTCCGCTCACCCATCTACCGCCAGCCCATCCTTATCGCCGTGATGCTGCAGCTGTCCCAGCAGCTGTCAGGCATCAACGCC GTTTTCTATTACTCCACAAGCATCTTTGAGAAGGCAGGGGTGCAGCAGCCTGTGTATGCCACCATCGGCGCTGGCATCGTCAACACAGCCTTCACAGTCGTGTCG CTATTTGTGGTGGAACGAGCCGGCCGGCGGACCCTGCACCTCATCGGGCTGGGTGGCATGGCGGGCTGTGCTGTGCTCATGACCATCGCACTGGCACTGCTG CAACTGTGTGGTCCGTATGTCTTCGTCATCTTCACTGTGCTCCTGGTTCTGTTCTTCATCTTCACCTACTTCAAAGTTCCCGAGACGAAAGGCCGGACCTTCGATGAGATTGCTTCTGGTTTCCGGCAGGGGGGAGCCAGCCAAAGTGACAAGACACCCGAGGAGCTGTTCCACCCGCTGGGGGCTGATTCCCAAGTGTGA
- the SLC2A1 gene encoding solute carrier family 2, facilitated glucose transporter member 1 isoform X2, with protein MKLTGRLMLAVGGAVLGSLQYGYNTGVINAPQKVIEEFYNETWIHRYGEPISPSTLTTLWSLSVAIFSIGGMLGAFSVGLFVNRFGRRNSMLMVNVLAFVSAVLMGFSKLGKSFEMLILGRFIIGVYSGLTTGFVPMYVGEVSPTALRGALGTLHQLSVVIGILIAQVFGLDSIMGTEDLWPLLLSITFLPAVIQCILLPFCPESPRFLLINRNEENRAKSVLKKLRGTGDVTRDLQEMKEESRQMMREKKVTILELFRSPIYRQPILIAVMLQLSQQLSGINAVFYYSTSIFEKAGVQQPVYATIGAGIVNTAFTVVSLFVVERAGRRTLHLIGLGGMAGCAVLMTIALALLEQLPWMSYLSIVAIFGFVAFFEVGPGPIPWFIVAELFSQGPRPAAIAVSGFSNWASNFLVGMCFQYVEQLCGPYVFVIFTVLLVLFFIFTYFKVPETKGRTFDEIASGFRQGGASQSDKTPEELFHPLGADSQV; from the exons GTGATCGAGGAGTTCTACAACGAGACGTGGATCCACCGCTATGGGGAACCCATCTCGCCCTCCACACTCACCACGCTCTGGTCCCTCTCCGTGGCCATCTTCTCCATAGGGGGCATGCTTGGTGCCTTCTCTGTGGGCCTTTTCGTCAACCGCTTTGGCCG GCGGAATTCCATGCTGATGGTGAACGTGCTGGCTTTCGTGTCTGCTGTGCTCATGGGCTTCTCGAAACTGGGCAAGTCCTTTGAGATGCTAATTCTGGGCCGCTTCATCATCGGTGTGTACAGTGGCCTGACGACGGGCTTCGTGCCCATGTATGTGGGGGAAGTGTCCCCCACGGCCCTTCGCGGGGCCCTGGGCACCCTACACCAGCTGAGCGTCGTCATTGGCATCCTCATTGCCCAG GTGTTTGGCCTGGACTCCATCATGGGCACCGAGGATCTGTGGCCCCTGCTGCTGAGCATCACCTTCCTCCCAGCCGTGATCCAGTGCATCCTGCTGCCCTTCTGCCCCGAGAGCCCCCGCTTCCTGCTCATCAACCGCAACGAGGAGAACCGGGCCAAGAGTG TGCTGAAGAAGCTGCGTGGGACGGGAGACGTGACCCGCGACCTGCAGGAGATGAAGGAGGAGAGTCGGCAGATGATGCGGGAGAAGAAGGTCACCATCCTGGAGCTGTTCCGCTCACCCATCTACCGCCAGCCCATCCTTATCGCCGTGATGCTGCAGCTGTCCCAGCAGCTGTCAGGCATCAACGCC GTTTTCTATTACTCCACAAGCATCTTTGAGAAGGCAGGGGTGCAGCAGCCTGTGTATGCCACCATCGGCGCTGGCATCGTCAACACAGCCTTCACAGTCGTGTCG CTATTTGTGGTGGAACGAGCCGGCCGGCGGACCCTGCACCTCATCGGGCTGGGTGGCATGGCGGGCTGTGCTGTGCTCATGACCATCGCACTGGCACTGCTG GAGCAGCTGCCCTGGATGTCTTATCTGAGCATTGTGGCCATCTTTGGCTTTGTGGCCTTCTTTGAAGTGGGCCCTGGCCCCATCCCATGGTTCATTGTGGCTGAACTCTTCAGCCAGGGTCCTCGCCCAGCTGCCATTGCTGTCTCTGGCTTCTCCAACTGGGCCTCAAATTTCCTTGTGGGCATGTGCTTCCAGTATGTGGAG CAACTGTGTGGTCCGTATGTCTTCGTCATCTTCACTGTGCTCCTGGTTCTGTTCTTCATCTTCACCTACTTCAAAGTTCCCGAGACGAAAGGCCGGACCTTCGATGAGATTGCTTCTGGTTTCCGGCAGGGGGGAGCCAGCCAAAGTGACAAGACACCCGAGGAGCTGTTCCACCCGCTGGGGGCTGATTCCCAAGTGTGA
- the SLC2A1 gene encoding solute carrier family 2, facilitated glucose transporter member 1 isoform X1, with protein sequence MDPSSKKLTGRLMLAVGGAVLGSLQYGYNTGVINAPQKVIEEFYNETWIHRYGEPISPSTLTTLWSLSVAIFSIGGMLGAFSVGLFVNRFGRRNSMLMVNVLAFVSAVLMGFSKLGKSFEMLILGRFIIGVYSGLTTGFVPMYVGEVSPTALRGALGTLHQLSVVIGILIAQVFGLDSIMGTEDLWPLLLSITFLPAVIQCILLPFCPESPRFLLINRNEENRAKSVLKKLRGTGDVTRDLQEMKEESRQMMREKKVTILELFRSPIYRQPILIAVMLQLSQQLSGINAVFYYSTSIFEKAGVQQPVYATIGAGIVNTAFTVVSLFVVERAGRRTLHLIGLGGMAGCAVLMTIALALLEQLPWMSYLSIVAIFGFVAFFEVGPGPIPWFIVAELFSQGPRPAAIAVSGFSNWASNFLVGMCFQYVEQLCGPYVFVIFTVLLVLFFIFTYFKVPETKGRTFDEIASGFRQGGASQSDKTPEELFHPLGADSQV encoded by the exons GTGATCGAGGAGTTCTACAACGAGACGTGGATCCACCGCTATGGGGAACCCATCTCGCCCTCCACACTCACCACGCTCTGGTCCCTCTCCGTGGCCATCTTCTCCATAGGGGGCATGCTTGGTGCCTTCTCTGTGGGCCTTTTCGTCAACCGCTTTGGCCG GCGGAATTCCATGCTGATGGTGAACGTGCTGGCTTTCGTGTCTGCTGTGCTCATGGGCTTCTCGAAACTGGGCAAGTCCTTTGAGATGCTAATTCTGGGCCGCTTCATCATCGGTGTGTACAGTGGCCTGACGACGGGCTTCGTGCCCATGTATGTGGGGGAAGTGTCCCCCACGGCCCTTCGCGGGGCCCTGGGCACCCTACACCAGCTGAGCGTCGTCATTGGCATCCTCATTGCCCAG GTGTTTGGCCTGGACTCCATCATGGGCACCGAGGATCTGTGGCCCCTGCTGCTGAGCATCACCTTCCTCCCAGCCGTGATCCAGTGCATCCTGCTGCCCTTCTGCCCCGAGAGCCCCCGCTTCCTGCTCATCAACCGCAACGAGGAGAACCGGGCCAAGAGTG TGCTGAAGAAGCTGCGTGGGACGGGAGACGTGACCCGCGACCTGCAGGAGATGAAGGAGGAGAGTCGGCAGATGATGCGGGAGAAGAAGGTCACCATCCTGGAGCTGTTCCGCTCACCCATCTACCGCCAGCCCATCCTTATCGCCGTGATGCTGCAGCTGTCCCAGCAGCTGTCAGGCATCAACGCC GTTTTCTATTACTCCACAAGCATCTTTGAGAAGGCAGGGGTGCAGCAGCCTGTGTATGCCACCATCGGCGCTGGCATCGTCAACACAGCCTTCACAGTCGTGTCG CTATTTGTGGTGGAACGAGCCGGCCGGCGGACCCTGCACCTCATCGGGCTGGGTGGCATGGCGGGCTGTGCTGTGCTCATGACCATCGCACTGGCACTGCTG GAGCAGCTGCCCTGGATGTCTTATCTGAGCATTGTGGCCATCTTTGGCTTTGTGGCCTTCTTTGAAGTGGGCCCTGGCCCCATCCCATGGTTCATTGTGGCTGAACTCTTCAGCCAGGGTCCTCGCCCAGCTGCCATTGCTGTCTCTGGCTTCTCCAACTGGGCCTCAAATTTCCTTGTGGGCATGTGCTTCCAGTATGTGGAG CAACTGTGTGGTCCGTATGTCTTCGTCATCTTCACTGTGCTCCTGGTTCTGTTCTTCATCTTCACCTACTTCAAAGTTCCCGAGACGAAAGGCCGGACCTTCGATGAGATTGCTTCTGGTTTCCGGCAGGGGGGAGCCAGCCAAAGTGACAAGACACCCGAGGAGCTGTTCCACCCGCTGGGGGCTGATTCCCAAGTGTGA